GATAAATTCAGGAGGAAATTTTGGCTGAAGTTAAGAAGAAATTTTTTGTTTGGTCATCTGTGATAATAGGCATCGTAATCGGCCTTATCGCTTCTATGGGCATAGCTGATGCACTTCACGCGACTGGTAGCGGCTACATCTGTACCATTTGTCACACGATGGATCCTATGAATGCTGCATATCATGAAGATGTACACGGCGGCAATAACAAGCTTGGCATAAAAGCTGAATGTTCAGCCTGTCACCTAAATCATACAAGTGCCTATACCTATGTACTTACAAAACTTAAAGTATCTATAAATGACGGTTATAAGACATTTTTTACAGATACTGACAAGATCGACTGGCGTAAAAAACGCGAGCATGCATCTCACTTTGTCTATGATAGTGGGTGTTTAACTTGTCACTCAAATTTAAAAAATGTTATTCAAGCTGGTAAATCATTCTTGCCACATAGAGATTATTTCGTTCTTGGAAATCCTAATAAAAAATCATGTGTTGACTGCCACGAGCATGTTGGTCACAAGAATTTAGGACTACAAATCGATAAATTTGAAGCAATTAAAAAACAAGAAAACAATAAAACCAAGTAAGGAGGAGAGATGTTTAAAAAGTCGCTAATGTTATTAGCCTGTCTAATGTCTTTTGGCTTTGCCGCAAACATGGATGCAAATAAATCTGACGCTTTAAACCTTAATGTTGTAAAAAACATTAAAGTTGCTCACAAAATGTCAGACTTATCAAAAAGCTGTGTTGAGTGCCACGCTAAAGAGACACCCGGCATAGTTGCCGATTGGAAAAATAGTCGCCACGCTCACGTTGGCGTAAGTTGTATGGATTGCCACTCTGTAAATGCAGATAATCCTATGGCTTCAGTTAAGGTGCATCCAAAAGATTCTAACAACCATGTTTCAATGCTAGTTAGCCCAAAAACTTGTGCTAAGTGTCACGAAAATGAGGTTGAAGAATCTGTTAAGAGTGGTCACGCAAGAGGTGCTATGCAAATGTATGCTAACCCTGCGATGGTAAAACTAATGTATCACTATGAAGGTATGGATCATCCAGAATACAAAATGGCTCCAGACGCTACTGGTTGTACACAGTGCCACGGAACCGTCATCAAACTAGACGCTGATCACAAACCTACAAAAGAGACTTGGCCAAACTATGGTATAGGCAATGTTTATCCAGATGGTGGCGTAGGTAACTGTAAATCATGTCACAGCGCGCACACATTTAGCATAGCTGAAGCTAGAAAACCAGCTGCTTGTGCATCTTGCCACCTTGGACCTGATCACCCAGATATTGAGATCTTTAACAACTCAATGCACGGACATATCTATAATAGCGAAGCTCACAAATGGAATTTTGATGCTGCTCCTGATACATGGGATGTACCAGACTTTAGAGCTCCAACTTGTGCAGCTTGCCACATGAGTGGTGTTGGTGAAACAACAACAACTCACAACGTTTCAAGAAGACTAAAATGGAACCTATGGGGCATCAGCAGTAAGCTAAGAACAGCTGGTGATGAACAAGCTGCTGTTGTTTACGAAAAAACTGGCAAACTAACCATAGGAACACCTCTAGCAGGTCATCCAAATGGACCAGAAGCAGCAAGAGCTGAGATGAAGCTAGTTTGTAAAGTTTGCCATACATCAACTCATACAGATAACTTCTTCATTATGGGTGATAAGCAAGTAGAGCTTTATAACGTTTACAGTGCTGAAGCAACTAAGATGCTTGAAGAGTTGAAAGCTAAAAACCTACTACTAGAAGATGCTTGGTCAGATGAATTCCAAGATGTCTATTATCATATGTGGCACCATGAAGGTCGTCGTATGAGACAAGGCGCTCTAATGGGTGGTCCTGACTATTCACACTGGCATGGTGTATTCGAAGTTAAGAACGACATTAGAAAACTTCGCAAAATCTATAAAGAAAGAATTGAGTCTGGCAAAGTCCAGTAATTCTTTTTAAGGTGGGAGTTTTTCCCACCTTTTTATTTTTAAATTCCAAAATTTTATC
This genomic interval from Campylobacter concisus contains the following:
- a CDS encoding cytochrome c3 family protein; protein product: MAEVKKKFFVWSSVIIGIVIGLIASMGIADALHATGSGYICTICHTMDPMNAAYHEDVHGGNNKLGIKAECSACHLNHTSAYTYVLTKLKVSINDGYKTFFTDTDKIDWRKKREHASHFVYDSGCLTCHSNLKNVIQAGKSFLPHRDYFVLGNPNKKSCVDCHEHVGHKNLGLQIDKFEAIKKQENNKTK
- a CDS encoding multiheme c-type cytochrome, with translation MFKKSLMLLACLMSFGFAANMDANKSDALNLNVVKNIKVAHKMSDLSKSCVECHAKETPGIVADWKNSRHAHVGVSCMDCHSVNADNPMASVKVHPKDSNNHVSMLVSPKTCAKCHENEVEESVKSGHARGAMQMYANPAMVKLMYHYEGMDHPEYKMAPDATGCTQCHGTVIKLDADHKPTKETWPNYGIGNVYPDGGVGNCKSCHSAHTFSIAEARKPAACASCHLGPDHPDIEIFNNSMHGHIYNSEAHKWNFDAAPDTWDVPDFRAPTCAACHMSGVGETTTTHNVSRRLKWNLWGISSKLRTAGDEQAAVVYEKTGKLTIGTPLAGHPNGPEAARAEMKLVCKVCHTSTHTDNFFIMGDKQVELYNVYSAEATKMLEELKAKNLLLEDAWSDEFQDVYYHMWHHEGRRMRQGALMGGPDYSHWHGVFEVKNDIRKLRKIYKERIESGKVQ